The DNA segment taattataaacttaattaaaaaatgcaattatatatttctacaaatGTTAAGTACATGCTCTGAGTAGTTGTCGTAACAAGGTGTTCTTCATACCGAACTTGTTCAACACGCTGCTTGCGATTCAATAATCGTGTAACAACAATCGCAGAGAGAACGTTTCGTCGACGAATTAAGTACAGTGTCGTTCGCGCGACATCAAAACCGACAATAGTTTTGATTTTAAAGCTGTCGATACGCCTCCCTGCAGGTATTATCTGTGATGTACATAACATCGCTATAATGTGTTCtacgaaaatatatatatatatgtgtatatatatgtatatatatctaataaaaaaatatcacgacCCTCGGGCTCGGATTAAACGCGCGACTCGAAAAATTGCGAAAGAACGCAGCGTTGAGTCTTCAAAAGAAATACTGGAAGATAATCGCGGGAATACATCCTCGTTCGTGTGCGAAGGATTCCGAAGAGCTCCGATGACATCGtacgtaacaataataaacgtGAAGCGCAAGGACAAGGGAAACGAGGAGATTGTACGCGATTACGTGCGGATTTACATGACGGTACAGCAGCTCTTCTCTGAGTGATTATCGCTCACGATCTCGCTGGTGTTCCCAGTGAAGCGCTGGGTGAAATCGTCGGTGTCGAGATCGGAATTGGAAATGGACGAGACCGGCATCGGGATGCCATTTCCATTTGCGTCTACGGAACCGGTGGATATGTGCCGGTTCTGCGCCCGTTTCTTCTTCAGATCCGACAGGGATTTCACGAAAACAACGGACACATGTATGTTGATCTTGCCGTTGTTGGTATCGGTGTCCGTGGAGTAAATCGGCGACTGTAGCTGCTGCTGCTGGCCGCCGCTGACCAGCGAATCAAGCCCTGTCACTGCTGTCAGGCAAATACGTAAATCCAATGTGCTACTTCCCGGTCAAACCGTGTGTCGACTTTTCGATCGACGCGATCGCCACTTTTCCGCCCCTTCACCTCAACCCCACTTTCTATCCCTATGCGCActgattacaattttaaaaaaagaaagaaataggaGAAAAACCAAAGGTGTGTCAACTCTATGAGTTTTCTCATGCGCTAAGCATGGCATGCTTTCAGCAACAAGCGTTTCGGAAACATTGCACCAAGAAGGACCATCATATGCACATATCGGTGTGTACGTACACAATATTGTTACTAAACGATTCAACGGTCGCGCAAGCAAAATCAATGGATAcacaagaagaaaaagagatagagagagatagaggaagaaatatgataaatacaGCCGTTACGTTACACAAGAACAAAGAGTGTTGTTCAACGGCTATGATATATCTGTACGTTTTCGTATTTTGCTACAATGGGATTTTTTTCCAACGTTTGGATTGCGACCAATCTAATCGTACACTCAGAGAAAAAGTTTAGTATTAgcaactataaatttataaacaaatggcACTTCAACTATCTtatgtttgtaataaaaacaagttatatgaattaagaaaatatataatagctATTTTCCAGTTAGGACACACtgacattataaattaataattacgtaaataatGTTGCCGTAGTAAtacaaactatttttatagttattgtaACTAAAACTATTGTTGCAATAACTAGTTTATGAAACTAGTTTATCAAACTGTGTGTAATAATTCTTCGAATAAAACTTGTAGTTGTAGCACCTTATAATTGCTATGACTATGGAATTTTTCTCTAAGTGTAGTCCAATGttggacaaaatttaattaatttaacgatTACACAGAAAAAACTTTACTCCTCAAGAtcatagaataatataatcttcagaaaattttactataatttcaataaaattgagtAAAATTTCACCAAAAGTATAATTCTTCGAAATCAATGTTATCTTACGattattttgaagataaattctaagagaaaattctctttgtGTAAGTAcgactaaaaatttaattcttgatTATAAGTgcttaaaatttgtttaaaataacttttagatattaatcaataaaataaatcaactaaaataaattattatatgtaatcgcgactaatttaattaattgatagaaaataataaagcattgctgattaaaaaatctattattaattattaatctagttatttaattagtcTCTGGTAtcatagcattaatttataacggcgattaatataataaaataatttatcgacCATTAAATATCGACTTAAAtatcttttcaatacaataaatatatttaacaaattcgtaattatatagttaatttttaaaatataattaataatttaaatattaatgattaaaaattaataatcaccaaataattatattttcttttaattaacaatgttttatttattacaatcattaaataaattataatatattattaattcttagtAGATaactttatatgaaaatttaatcaattaattatattaaatcatttgattaattccattaattgattattgtaacataattgtacatttttttaatttttagtcaaattattttaattaataaataaattaatcaagtAATGTCCAACATTGAATCATACTCATTATCATTAAAGATCGTAATTTACTATCGAATGAAATACggtatgaatatttttttctagagCACTGTTGCATCGTTTAGAAAACGCAAGCATAAATATCCGTTTCCGTAATTCGTCCACCAATGCCTCGCTTTCGGTATATCTgatatgtttttcttttatttctcgaaTTGACTACTTTAATAAACGGAgcaatgtgtgtatgtgtgtgtgtgtgtgtgtgtatatatatgtctgATCCCTCATTACTTACTCCATTGCATAATACAATGGATACGAAGCATTCATCGAGTAGCAGAGAATTCGCTACCAATTTTCAATACGAAGTAGAACTTGACGAcagatatacataaaaatttgtagaacTGCGATCAATATCTTAGGTCATGCTTTAGGCTCAAAACCCGTCTGTTATATACTACAGACGCATATTATCcggcaaaatatttaatatcaaataatcatCTAAATATACACGGCGATTCTTAATTGggttttggtttttttttcttgtttaaaatTCTCTCAATGCTCTCGTGATATGTAAATGGTCAATTGCTGACAGTCTCCTGGACTGGAAATACTGGAAATTTGAtcttaaatgctttttttgaatatataaattatattattactgtattttatctaaatttttgagaaatcttattgctgtaatattttattaaaactaaaacttcaaaaaaaaaaagccttTAAGATTGgatttacaatatttagaaCACTGCCAATAATTGGAGGCATTGACGCTAATCGAGAATCGTCCTGTATACTTTTATTCTAGAGAAAACTTGCGCATcgtacaatatatgtataaagaatgtagaataataatatatctgtTGATGCTACTTATTGTGCGTTCTACTAGCATGATATATATAGTTCTCTAAATTCGATTAGGGTTCCAGTTTATGTAAGAAACAATTTGAGacatatctataataaataccACATCATCGTTtgattattattctattttgcgCTCGGTGGCCGCTAAGCTTTGCTAAAGCGGTCACAAAGATACGCTAAGGAAGCCAGTATCATTTAGGCCTTGCCAAAGAGATTCGATATGGATACAAAGCgaaatgtatatgtgtgtatgtatgcgtTTTAACATGAGAACAGCTTTCAGAGAGAAAAATGCATTGTGTATGCGCAGCACACGTAGATATACGTTTTACGTACACCATGAGCAAAACGTCTGGCGCAGTATGATATGTATGATACGAAAGAGATAACGCAATTAAATGCATCATAAAGATcatgaaatgtatataataattaaagaaatagaaaagtgACGTAGAAAACTAACCTCGCAATTATTCAGGAGCACGCAGtagtgaaaagaaaaaaaagctgGTAAATAATTGACAGCTAACACAATGAATTCGACAAAGTACATATATGGGATTTTGCAATCAGCagattaatacatatataatttatatattttatctgttatatttaatattgtcttctatcaatgttttatatatatgtatataaaatttcttcattaatgtataaagatataataaagatgCGCTCTTGTCAGACTTAACGAGGACCTGTCAGTTGTTAGTACGATTAACCAGTctataataatcattttaattttattttctctttttttgccacaataattttttgcaatttttaatggaCGTATAgcttataacatatatgtataaaaatttaaatacaatctTCAAATATTATGCTCGCGTTAACTATGTTTCGggcattataaattataaatgagcatgatgtatatatgtgtaattcTTGAATCACATAATCAAGGTACATATTTTTGCGAAGTTCCTTCGCATAAAGCTACTATTTACCACAATAGTCTACTGAACCACAACCAATAGCAAGCAAGAATACATTTGGAATGTACCTGAATCTTTATCAACATCTTCGTGGAGAAAAGACTCGTTGTCTTTTCCTTCAGGACCTTTCCGCACGGCTGGAGTCAGCGCGCCGGAATCAGTCTCGTGGTCCCCTACTTCCTGCGTACTATTCTCCAACGGCGGAATATTAGTAGGCGTAGGAGTGCTAACatactgagaaaaatttttccttgttaattttgatatttatttacacatctTAAACAGCTCAATCTTAAGGAGATTCTGTAACTTAAACAAATGAAGGACAGTTACACGACTTTTCCTTCATATATACCTAGCAAAATGCATGCAATATGTTAACAGATTGGCAACAGATTTCAAAAGACGTTAGTAATTGGCATCcgttatttcaacaatatgcTTTATGACTTACTAACAGAGCCTGCTCACAGAATCTGACagcaaatttattagaaaatcgAGTAAGAACTGCGCAGGCATTTTGGCGCAGGCAGCAAAAAGCGGAAGACGCAAATTTTGCTCAATTACCGTTTTTAATCCGTTGGCGTAGCAAGTAAGATAGCTTTGACGGCAATTTGTTGCCTTTCTGGCTGCAAATTGATTCATCATATTCtgctaaaaatttgtctttacAGGCTTTGCTATCTGGGTACCTTTTAACAAAAGAGCTATTGACATTCCGTTTTGAAAATAACagataatgtacaaaatttaagcaataaaatcattatttgttacttaaaaatattttctttataatagtaataattatttatattcaaaaaattgtagaatttatgaatattttatacttttacataaaaatgatatggtaaaacttaattttttaaatattagtacattaattCTAACCAACCGTAATATGTTGAACATATCAATGAGTTGTAAATCGCCTAACGGTCAGCATCGGATCTTAGTGatggatataattcttttattaaatttaattttcttagctttattttaaactgcgaTAGAATTCGTCAGACTTAAGACACAGTAACTAAGCTAAATTTCGATGCTCAAGAGCATATATGactatatacattaattataagtttattccccaaatttaataaagtttttatattacgtgAAAAGATTCGAGAACCTCCTTAATTTgcatctcaaaaaaaaaaaaaaaaaaaaaaaatagagaaaatacgtaaaaaatttttaatttgtatcatACCTGTTGCGCTTGTAACCTCAAGCGCGTTTCTTCTTGGGCATCTTTTTTCGTAGTGAGGACTTTATCTCGAATGGATGTTCGACGTACGCTTTGCGTCCGCGTGTTTATACTTTGCGATCTGCGTACCCTACGTCCTTGCGCTTCGCGAAGTCGTTTACTTTCCTGTTCAGTTTTCAATTCCACTATCCTCTCTCTAATTTCTGGATCTTCGCATATATCTGTGACACacagatatattaaaatacaaaaaaataaagtaataatcaGAATAGATTAGTAGCTCTTACCCGCTGGAGTTTCATCGTGCTTATTTTTTGCGTTTAAGTCTGCTCCATTTTGCACCAATAATTCTAGTACTTCCAACTGTAACACAAAATTGTATATGACTTAAAAactaacatttaaattaaaatattaagatgctaaataattgtaacaagtatttataatataatagaaatataattttatttcataatttatgttacaaaaaagGAATAACTCAACAggtttatgcaaattttataaaagaacttTTAGATTTTTCGAGAATTTTACTCAAAATTCCAGTaagattatatacaaaattgattGCTAATCAATGATCGACATTggtattattaagaaattgcgttaaagaaacaattgtcagaaaaaataaaagaaaaaatatagaatttaaatttaaaagtaaaattaaaaatttttgctgattatcataaaaatattaaaataatgattttcaacattaaaaaacaaattctttgaaaatcccagatttatttgatagcaaatattctattaaaataaacttacatGTCCCCAACATGCAGCTGCGTGAACTGGTTGCCACTTGTCATTGTCCTCTACGTCTGTCGATACATGTTGGTCAAGAAGAAATTCTACAACTCGTAAGTACCCATTTGCTGCTGCTATATGAAGctgtaataaacattaattgattgtaaatgtaaatgaaaatgtaaatagtTCATTAATTTAGTTCTCTTTTCTTAAATCAGAGTCTGTATGAAATACATACAGGCGTGGCACCTTGATGATCTTTATATTCAAGATCACCTCCTAAGGAagcaattttttgcaaatcgCGTAGCATCTGGACTTCAGTTGAGGCTCTCGTTTCGTCTATTAATTCTTGAGTGACTCCTCGCCTTGCCATCTCTCCtgtgttttgtaaaaatagaatttatataaatacactaCATTACTATTCGCATTGTAATGCATAGAAGCATTCTTCAATCTTCAAATAGTAACAAAACATTGTAGCTTAAACAGATTCTATTACCTTCGATACAGTCCAGAGTTTTCTCGTCCTCACAAATGTCGTACGGCATGTTGCCATCAGCATTAACGGCTAGTAAATTTGCACCTCTGGCAATGAGGTATTTGACTAAATGCAAGTGCCCGCACGTAGCAGCGGCGTGTAGCGGCGTCCACTTCTCGCTATCCTCCGCATTTACGTTAGCACCGAATTCAATGAGTAGCTTCATCATTTCTTCATTATCATCTATGCAACACTGATGTAGTGCCGTCAGACCGTCCTCATTCGTCGAGTCAGGATTCACACCCTTCTTCAAAAGCCTTCTTActggaaagagagagacaaacGTCGATGACACAACAGCACACCAAATAACATACATTTCGTATGTTCGAAATCTCTTACCCTCGTCGATGTCATTTCTCGCAGCGGCTTCCAATAACATAACACTGTCGCTAAAGTATATGTGACGTTTATTACTCGTGTGCCTGGTCTGGTGCCGCAACCATTCCTTCTCGCGCTGTCTCCACACCTTCAGCTGCTGAAGCCGACGATGACGCGCCAGGTGCAACCGCTCCTGCGTGGTCAGTCTTTCAACGTGCACCATCTCCGCCACCAGCTCGGAGTGCTCCATCGTTATGTGCTTGTAATTTTTGCAGGTGTATTTACCTGAATAAAAGAAACAGAGAAAAAACGTCATGAGATGTATAAACACAGCATTATACATattacgtgtgtgtgtgtgtgtacagaTACACAGACGCACATTTTTGTCAGAACAAAATAATCTGTTGTACAATAAAACGCTTGTAGATCATGTTCGAGTTTATCGATTACATTAATACACATTTATCCTTGTTTTTAACTAAACATTACTTGAAAAGGCGGTCACGAGAATTGGAAAAATTCGAGGGGATAAATCCAACGGTTACCTTTACGTTTGCAGAGCCAAGATCTCGTTCTCAGATAACTAAAGATTTTTCGATAAACCTCGGACGTCATTCTGGTGCCGGGCAATCAGAGattttcactgatttcaaTCAAGCGCGCAAGCAACTCAACACCGATCCCTCCCGAGTTATCTGGTGGGAATGATGGCATATTTTAGCCAGGTGCTCTCTCGAATTTATCAAGCACTTAGGTAAGTAAACACACGATGTTTACACAAATGTTCGCACAATGTTCGCTGACAAAAAAGCTCTTCGTGAGCGGACAATTTAACACTTTGATTCgcttaaaagaaaagagattcaACCGCGTCTTTAAAAATACTTCCTACTCCGAAATAAAGATCTCGATTAAGCATTTGTCTCGAGGGACTCTTTGAAGAGATATCTCTCAGCTGGAGCGACAGTGTGTATTCAAGAGCGAATTGCTTCTATGTATTTTCGCGTTGACATAGCCTTTCGCACGATGTAATGAGAATCTTCGTTAGGTATACAGACTGTCTATGCTATGCCTGCAGCAATATCCGCAATAAATTCTATCCCTAATCTCAGGCAATACAATGCGTCATCATTGGATTCGAGAATGtacatatttaaacatttcacGATACCTCGGCACACAGAACGAGTTTTACATCCCGTAGGCAGTTTACAAAAAAGGTGTGAGGTTCAACAAACGTGTCGCGTCTCGAAAAAAAAGTGCGGACCAGGGCTGCCAGAGTTTACAAGAAATTTTCGTTATTGTTTTCCTCTCCTAAAGATCCCTTTGAATTTTTGATCTTACCAACAAAGTCCCCGTGACAATAACACGACTCAGACCTCTGGTAACGAACTGGACAACAAACTCATCGTAACCAGATAACGGGAGGAAACTAATTATAGTGTTGAAGTCGTTGCTTATCGATAGAGATTGTTTTTTCGATAGAGAACTGTTAAGGCACGAGAGCGCTCGGCTGCCAGTTCGCGCGAGCTTCAATCCGTGCGATTTCTCTCGACAACCCCGGAGACACGTGAGAGACGCATCATCAGGTGATACTTGCTGATCGCTCATCGAGGCTGACGTCAACGAGGCCACGGGGGATACCACGTTACTTCGCGCCGCACCGTGGAGAAAAGaggtgctgctgctgctgctgctgcttcGGTGAAGCGGTGGCGTTTCCGTCCCGCGTGATTTATCGGTCACCCTCCTGCCGTACGTGCACGCGAGACAAGGGAGGGAAGGAGAAGGGGTGTGAACAGAAGCAGCGCGGCACGTGActcccgtcgtcgtcgtcgtcgagctGGGATGGATAGACAAACGGATGGACCTCGCTTCCTGCCAATTACATCGCTCGGCTCTCGGAGCCGAAGCCGTTGCGTGATCAAGGCCACAGGACGCACAGCGCGTATCGCGCAGGATCTCACGGGAACGTGAGAACGACACGCGTTGGGAAGAGAGGGaggcggaggaggaggaggaggccgAGGGGAGGGGAAAGAGACGGAGATTCTCTGGCGGAGGGAGGCGGATGTGATGAAGATCAGCGCGAGGAACGACCGAAAATTGAGACGGTCTGctcctctcttcttttttttcttataatcttGTTTCTACTTACGTGTGCAAATTCGTGGCTGCCGCGGTGGTCCgctttcctcctcttcctcctccctctATTTCCGATCCGCGATCGCGGATCCAGCGGAATGTGACGAGCGGACGACGGCGGAGCGGATTCATTCACGTCGTTCTCCGCGCCTATCTACGCGCGGCCGATATAATCCACGGCATAATCCGCGAGCGagcaaacgcgcgcgcgcgataggCAGAtaccgctgctgctgctgctgctgccgttGCGACCGCGAGTCGCCGGCCTGACGGTGGCGAAAATACGCTCGCGCGCGTTCCCCGTGCCTGGCAGCGCGTGCACCCCGCGGAAACGTCTACCTGTCGGTCGCCATTTTTAAACTACCTGCGAGCAACTGCGAGAGAGATCGCGCCCGCGCACACCACCACGTCTCCGTCTCGCCTCGTCTCACCTCGTCCACCGGCCTCGGCCAGTTTCGCCTGGCCTCGCCGCCGCTCGCCGCGCACCGCCCTTCACCGCCGGACTACCGGAGAGGACAGGAGAGGATCGACCggactcgcgcgcgcgttcacTCGCGGCGGTGGCGCGCCGCACGCAGCCGCTCGGCGCACTTCGGTTCTCGGAACGAATGGGACGGAGGCGAGCGCGCgtgcgcacgcgcgcacgctcGCCGACAATTTCTCGGCGAACACGCACAGACGCACCGTGTGGATGGTGCCGATCGGCGCTCGATACTCGTTCTCGTTGCCCCGCGCCACTTCCGCCTCGCGCTCGCGGATTATAACGTTGTTGCGTAACCGTTCTGCATTATGCGCTAGCCGGTCGATAAGCGGGAGGGAGGGGATTCCCCTCGTTACGATCCGTGCGCGAACGGGGTTCCCGTTCGCGTTCGCTCGAGGAATTCTCAGCTCGGACGAGCCGATCGACGATCGAGGCGCGAATCGGTCGTGCTCCGCTGGATTTCATTGGCtttaactctttttttttaggccacatactttttagtattcatttctatcaatttatatagacTAGGCGTCATACAAGAATGCATTTTCGCTTCAAGTTATAGCATACTTTCCGTATGTTCTATGGTGACGTATCCTATATGGAGTATGGAAGGCAGCTGAGCGAAAAGGCATTATTGACGCCtggtgtatgtacatacatacacacacacgaaaCACGAGTTGTTTGAAGTTAACTGCGTTCCGATTTCCATTTTCCGTATAGAACATGTTACATGAACTACACTAGCATCTCTCCGCTTACGGCTAtcttgatttataaattttaggaCTTACGATCGGTCATGctaatattaactaaaaataatattaaaccgTTATGATAAGATCGTGCATTCGTTAAAACTCATGGTAAACTATCActttataatactaaatattatatgaactAGGGCTTCGaaactttcaaaatttaaagtttaaagtttACTTCGAAAATCTACAATTATGTGACAAACgctttttaactataaaaCATTGTCGCTGTCACGTGCGTATGACATGAACGTCGCGACAAACATATTGTCATACGCACGTGACAGGTGACAATATACGATAATGctccacttttttttctcgtggTTACGTTTCTGTTAAACACATTAAATAGGATTTAAATCATATCAGAAACgcttaaatctatttttcatcGTGTATGCACATaatgagaataaaaataaagaatactGTTACATCTTTTACATTCTGCATATTAATTCgaaatcaaaatgtaatttgatcgtcgaagcaaaattttaattgatgcCTATTAAAGATATGTAAATCAAAGTTTTTGACGccaaatcaaatcaaatcgttgacacttttaatttacaataattattgttaggctgaatattaatatttaggtCCACAGataataacaaaacatttctacattgtaagaaaaataatattgctttataatataagattatcttaaatctttaacattttataagattGATTCCAACTTTTTAGATTCGAAATTTTCGtataattctctctttctctttctctcgatcTTTTCGATAAATCGCGATCGATTCGTACGATTCGAAGCTACGCGCCTCCGTCGTTACTGACGCGCCGAAGGCGCATGCTTCGATTAATCATCCGTCGTCATTCGCGGCCGCGCCGTTGTGCGATCGCGTTCAATATCGGTTACCTCGTCGTATCAAAGTGCTTTTGCTCCCGATCTCGATTCTCGAGCAGATAAGAGTAGCCGCGAATCTTATCGCTCGCGACCGCACGGCGCCGTTCCGCACGCGCGTTTGCCGCTCTCTCGAACTCTCGGTGACATTATCTCGATTGCTCTCGGTGCGAGGAGAGACCTTGAACGCCATCCCGCCGATCTCGGCGACGTCGCCGAGAGACCCGGACACGTGCACGTGAGTCATCTATCGGTATGGAAGGGCGCAGCGGTGGCGCCATCAACGGAGCGCATCTCGCGATCATCGCCGGCGTTTTTGGAACTATCGGTAGTCTCCTCGGTAAGCTCCCCGGTGGCGCCGACGCGTCGTCATTGGTGAGTTGGCGGTAGATTCGAACCGCCggtaaaaaaaacgaaaatggGACTTTTCATTCACAAATTtagaatattgttttaaaaaataataaatttgattagcGTTAAAGAAGTTAAGGATATACATGTCTTAAAGtattaccaaaattttttaaattttatgggatattttattattacgtttgaaTGTCTGCGTTGAAGCTTAAAAATGGAGCATAATTCTTTtgttagtttatttaattctcttattggtttatttaatttttgatttggtCTTAGTTCTTATGAAGTACctatttgtaaatttgatgACGAAGTAGCATTacgaattaaatcaaattttttgatacaCTATAATAAAACTCTGATATTTACACAAAAGTTTCTTTGGATTTACAAACTTAttcgtttaaaagttatttatctaaataactttataaattacagCAAAATAGTGTATTTTTGTGGtgtaaattgttataaacatagaaatttataagtaTAGAAATTTGAAACGAGAAATAAATGACGATACAAAGGCATAGAACATTATAATGtttacatgtttatttttttatagctgtCGTTGCTTGTAAAAGGAGCGCTTATCGTCTTTATGATCGTGTGCAACACCGTTGGAAACACGTTTTTTGTCAAAGCGCTTCATGCCAGCGGATCTTCCTTGCCGATAACGATCACCAGTGCAGCTACAAACTATGTTTGTTCGGTGAGTGttaaatcttataattaatcttgtaaataatatttttgtattatttatataacacgGATTAATATGAACGTTCTATTCGCGATTGTAATCTCAGTACGTATTCTTCAACAGATTTGAACTCGGTTTAACGAAAATCccgaaatattaataaagttttaaaataacggAAAAGAAGCTGTTTTAGAATTAAGCTTTAAAAggtcatatataaataattaataaaatattaagttaaattaaaaatccatgattttaataataattctacttTTCTCAGCTAAATTTTAGTCCGCGGTTTATAATggaattacaaattaaaaatttataatgtcaaTAATGATTTTCTTTCACTaaggaaaaattaagtaattgctGTTATTAGAATTAAAGTGATGGTTCCAATTATGGATTaagtttgcaaaattaaatgttttacaaacatatatttactaataaaagtataaataaattttttttacattttttaattttttgtaaatattgtaatataaaatctttcttaATCATTGCTGAGAATTAGGAAGAAAGCGGAAAGTTAAACAATCTCTCTAATGagcttttcaaaatgtttgatcattaatttaatggaagttgttttgaataaaaattatttaaaatttttatttttattgggAAACTCTGaagaaatgatataataataatattcaattaaatttttcaagataaTTCTACTCcaagagaattttaatttgtgatttacgtaataaaattgaaaattagaaACTTACGATATAAATGATGGTCTTTCCTCAAGGAAAAAGTTGCCTTCAAATTGGAGTATCTGTCAGTGAAATTAAGGTTGCGACAGGGCGACCATCCATCGTGCTTATCGCAAGAA comes from the Monomorium pharaonis isolate MP-MQ-018 chromosome 9, ASM1337386v2, whole genome shotgun sequence genome and includes:
- the LOC105835255 gene encoding protein phosphatase 1 regulatory subunit 16A isoform X2, with translation MTSEVYRKIFSYLRTRSWLCKRKGKYTCKNYKHITMEHSELVAEMVHVERLTTQERLHLARHRRLQQLKVWRQREKEWLRHQTRHTSNKRHIYFSDSVMLLEAAARNDIDEVRRLLKKGVNPDSTNEDGLTALHQCCIDDNEEMMKLLIEFGANVNAEDSEKWTPLHAAATCGHLHLVKYLIARGANLLAVNADGNMPYDICEDEKTLDCIEGEMARRGVTQELIDETRASTEVQMLRDLQKIASLGGDLEYKDHQGATPLHIAAANGYLRVVEFLLDQHVSTDVEDNDKWQPVHAAACWGHLEVLELLVQNGADLNAKNKHDETPADICEDPEIRERIVELKTEQESKRLREAQGRRVRRSQSINTRTQSVRRTSIRDKVLTTKKDAQEETRLRLQAQQYVSTPTPTNIPPLENSTQEVGDHETDSGALTPAVRKGPEGKDNESFLHEDVDKDSVTGLDSLVSGGQQQQLQSPIYSTDTDTNNGKINIHVSVVFVKSLSDLKKKRAQNRHISTGSVDANGNGIPMPVSSISNSDLDTDDFTQRFTGNTSEIVSDNHSEKSCCTVM
- the LOC105835255 gene encoding protein phosphatase 1 regulatory subunit 16A isoform X1, whose amino-acid sequence is MTSEVYRKIFSYLRTRSWLCKRKGKYTCKNYKHITMEHSELVAEMVHVERLTTQERLHLARHRRLQQLKVWRQREKEWLRHQTRHTSNKRHIYFSDSVMLLEAAARNDIDEVRRLLKKGVNPDSTNEDGLTALHQCCIDDNEEMMKLLIEFGANVNAEDSEKWTPLHAAATCGHLHLVKYLIARGANLLAVNADGNMPYDICEDEKTLDCIEGEMARRGVTQELIDETRASTEVQMLRDLQKIASLGGDLEYKDHQGATPLHIAAANGYLRVVEFLLDQHVSTDVEDNDKWQPVHAAACWGHLEVLELLVQNGADLNAKNKHDETPADICEDPEIRERIVELKTEQESKRLREAQGRRVRRSQSINTRTQSVRRTSIRDKVLTTKKDAQEETRLRLQAQQYVSTPTPTNIPPLENSTQEVGDHETDSGALTPAVRKGPEGKDNESFLHEDVDKDSAVTGLDSLVSGGQQQQLQSPIYSTDTDTNNGKINIHVSVVFVKSLSDLKKKRAQNRHISTGSVDANGNGIPMPVSSISNSDLDTDDFTQRFTGNTSEIVSDNHSEKSCCTVM
- the LOC105835255 gene encoding protein phosphatase 1 regulatory subunit 16A isoform X3; the encoded protein is MEHSELVAEMVHVERLTTQERLHLARHRRLQQLKVWRQREKEWLRHQTRHTSNKRHIYFSDSVMLLEAAARNDIDEVRRLLKKGVNPDSTNEDGLTALHQCCIDDNEEMMKLLIEFGANVNAEDSEKWTPLHAAATCGHLHLVKYLIARGANLLAVNADGNMPYDICEDEKTLDCIEGEMARRGVTQELIDETRASTEVQMLRDLQKIASLGGDLEYKDHQGATPLHIAAANGYLRVVEFLLDQHVSTDVEDNDKWQPVHAAACWGHLEVLELLVQNGADLNAKNKHDETPADICEDPEIRERIVELKTEQESKRLREAQGRRVRRSQSINTRTQSVRRTSIRDKVLTTKKDAQEETRLRLQAQQYVSTPTPTNIPPLENSTQEVGDHETDSGALTPAVRKGPEGKDNESFLHEDVDKDSAVTGLDSLVSGGQQQQLQSPIYSTDTDTNNGKINIHVSVVFVKSLSDLKKKRAQNRHISTGSVDANGNGIPMPVSSISNSDLDTDDFTQRFTGNTSEIVSDNHSEKSCCTVM